A genomic segment from Lignipirellula cremea encodes:
- the recJ gene encoding single-stranded-DNA-specific exonuclease RecJ has translation MPQRWRIHPHDQALVAAIEKSVGASPVVAQLLAARGVHNADDARIFLEAKLTGLRDPELLPGVTEAAARIDQAVRAERRIVIYGDYDCDGMTAAAILVSCLREIGANVGSFTPNRLEDGYGLNDRALEELAKRGASLVITVDCGIASVAEAATARRLGLELIITDHHQYGPELPDAAVLVHPALPGSDYPFPGLCGAGVAFKLAWAICQQASQAKKVNDKLREFLLGAIALAAVGTVADVVPLIDENRILVRHGLHSLSSRPNIGLTALMKVVELDKKPALTSDDIGFRLAPRLNAAGRFGQAALGVELLTTRSAERAEALAEYIHDLNRQRDSLEQSILLQASKQIKEEFDAENDRAFVLAGRDWHSGVIGIVAGRLAEKYHRPVVLLSLDKLGQKAASGSARAGGRLNLHDALEACSTYLVTHGGHAAAAGLSLEEANIDAFRAEFCEHVAGILTSADMGGELAIDAEAPLAQFNLPTVDQIEQQLAPFGQGNRRPLFCTRGVELAETPRRMGGGDRHLQAKFRQHGQTMRAVAFGKGDWADELAECNGPIDIAFHPVINDFRGRRVEMHLVDWRPSE, from the coding sequence GTGCCGCAGCGGTGGAGGATTCATCCCCACGATCAGGCACTCGTCGCGGCAATTGAGAAAAGTGTCGGCGCCTCGCCTGTGGTCGCCCAGCTGTTGGCTGCGCGGGGAGTACACAACGCCGACGACGCCCGGATTTTCCTGGAAGCAAAGCTCACGGGCTTGCGCGATCCGGAATTACTCCCTGGCGTAACGGAAGCGGCTGCGCGGATTGATCAGGCAGTCCGCGCCGAGCGGCGGATCGTCATCTATGGCGATTACGATTGCGACGGCATGACGGCGGCGGCCATTCTGGTCAGCTGCCTGCGAGAAATCGGCGCCAACGTCGGCTCGTTTACCCCCAATCGACTCGAAGACGGCTACGGCCTCAACGATCGAGCGCTGGAAGAACTGGCCAAACGGGGCGCTTCCCTGGTGATTACGGTCGACTGCGGCATTGCCAGCGTCGCCGAAGCCGCCACCGCCCGACGACTGGGGCTGGAATTGATCATCACCGATCACCACCAGTACGGGCCGGAACTGCCCGACGCCGCGGTGCTTGTCCATCCCGCTTTGCCCGGCAGCGACTACCCTTTCCCTGGTTTATGCGGGGCGGGCGTCGCCTTTAAACTGGCCTGGGCCATCTGCCAGCAGGCCAGCCAGGCAAAGAAAGTCAACGACAAACTGCGCGAGTTTCTGCTGGGCGCCATAGCCCTGGCGGCGGTCGGCACGGTCGCTGATGTCGTGCCCCTGATTGATGAGAATCGCATCCTGGTCCGGCATGGCCTGCACAGCTTGAGTTCCCGCCCCAACATCGGCCTGACCGCGCTGATGAAAGTGGTCGAGCTCGATAAAAAGCCGGCCCTCACCAGCGACGACATCGGCTTTCGCCTGGCGCCCCGGCTCAACGCGGCCGGCCGTTTTGGCCAAGCCGCCCTGGGCGTGGAGTTGCTCACCACCCGTTCCGCCGAACGGGCCGAAGCGCTGGCCGAGTACATTCACGATCTCAATCGCCAGCGCGACAGCCTGGAACAAAGCATCCTGCTCCAGGCCAGCAAGCAGATCAAAGAAGAGTTCGACGCCGAGAACGACCGGGCCTTTGTGCTGGCGGGCCGCGACTGGCACTCGGGCGTGATCGGCATCGTGGCCGGCCGTCTGGCGGAAAAATATCATCGCCCCGTGGTGCTGCTGTCGCTGGACAAGCTGGGCCAGAAGGCAGCCAGCGGCTCCGCCCGGGCCGGGGGACGCTTGAATCTGCATGACGCCCTGGAAGCATGCAGCACGTATCTGGTGACGCACGGCGGACACGCGGCCGCGGCCGGCCTGTCGCTGGAAGAAGCGAATATCGACGCCTTTCGCGCCGAGTTTTGTGAGCATGTCGCCGGGATTCTCACCAGCGCCGACATGGGCGGAGAACTGGCGATCGATGCCGAAGCCCCGCTGGCCCAGTTCAACCTGCCAACCGTCGATCAGATCGAACAGCAACTGGCCCCGTTCGGGCAGGGAAACCGTCGGCCTCTCTTCTGCACCCGCGGCGTCGAACTGGCGGAAACGCCCCGTCGCATGGGCGGCGGCGATCGCCACCTGCAGGCCAAATTCCGCCAGCACGGGCAAACGATGCGAGCGGTCGCTTTCGGCAAAGGGGACTGGGCCGACGAACTGGCCGAGTGCAACGGCCCAATCGATATCGCTTTCCACCCGGTGATCAACGATTTCCGCGGACGTCGCGTGGAGATGCACCTGGTCGACTGGCGCCCCAGCGAGTAA
- a CDS encoding ISKra4 family transposase has translation MCIESEPRRYKPRSTPRQKKGYQGASCVCQKCQNDARFVERRGRTITCLLGGIRVRRPYYHCAVCSEGLSPWDQELGLSKRCLSPAVAELSSLAGTVSSFAVSAKRMLLKMTGLRVSESSVERVTEDAGARVGKLLEDRIKFGADREWKWQRDALGRTCAYASLDAKCVRRQGPKASRVEGRMAYVASIYNPDSEYDETQKKPHQSRYLSGFYELNELGLQLRRQAGQVGWDKAEVQIALSDGGNGMEQFLRRNFPLATIIIDFWHVKEYLVELAKALFADEHERQSWMDRHAPMLKHEGGPAVLAQLKEIDPGPIAATRELYRVTVQYFENHQHKMDYPSYVKNGWQIGSGPIESACRTVVGDRLNGSGMRWGNDGADALCHLRALFLSEPDQWDAFWEKHRN, from the coding sequence TTGTGCATCGAATCGGAGCCCAGGCGATACAAGCCGCGGTCGACGCCGCGGCAAAAAAAGGGGTACCAGGGTGCTAGCTGCGTCTGCCAGAAATGCCAGAACGACGCCCGCTTCGTCGAACGGCGAGGACGTACGATCACCTGTCTATTAGGCGGCATTCGCGTGCGTCGCCCCTATTACCACTGCGCCGTTTGCAGTGAAGGATTGTCGCCTTGGGATCAGGAACTGGGGCTGTCGAAACGCTGCCTTTCGCCCGCCGTGGCGGAGCTTTCGTCGCTGGCCGGAACGGTGTCGAGTTTCGCGGTCTCGGCGAAACGCATGCTGCTCAAGATGACCGGTCTGCGCGTCAGTGAGTCGAGCGTCGAACGCGTCACCGAAGATGCCGGCGCCCGGGTCGGCAAACTGCTGGAGGACCGAATCAAGTTCGGCGCGGACCGCGAGTGGAAGTGGCAACGCGATGCGTTGGGCCGCACCTGCGCTTACGCCAGTTTGGATGCGAAGTGCGTTCGCCGGCAAGGCCCCAAGGCGAGTCGCGTGGAGGGACGCATGGCGTACGTCGCGTCGATTTACAATCCCGACAGCGAGTATGATGAGACACAGAAGAAGCCGCATCAATCGCGTTATTTGTCGGGTTTTTACGAGCTAAACGAACTCGGCCTGCAGCTTCGTCGCCAAGCCGGACAGGTCGGCTGGGACAAGGCCGAGGTGCAAATCGCCCTCTCGGACGGCGGCAACGGCATGGAGCAATTCCTTCGCCGCAACTTTCCGCTGGCCACGATCATCATCGACTTCTGGCACGTGAAAGAGTACCTGGTGGAACTGGCGAAGGCGCTCTTCGCCGACGAGCATGAACGCCAGAGCTGGATGGATCGTCACGCTCCCATGCTCAAGCATGAAGGCGGCCCAGCCGTGCTGGCCCAGCTGAAAGAGATTGACCCCGGACCGATCGCGGCGACGCGTGAACTGTATCGCGTCACGGTTCAATATTTTGAAAATCATCAGCACAAGATGGACTACCCGAGCTACGTGAAGAACGGCTGGCAGATCGGTTCCGGTCCGATCGAGTCGGCCTGTCGGACTGTAGTCGGCGACCGCCTCAACGGCAGCGGCATGCGTTGGGGCAACGACGGCGCGGACGCCCTCTGCCACCTCCGCGCCCTGTTCCTCAGCGAACCGGACCAATGGGACGCCTTTTGGGAGAAGCACCGAAACTAA
- the rpmG gene encoding 50S ribosomal protein L33, which yields MAKKNKKADTVFLVCEETGDYNYSIRRKSGGEKLKLKKYCPRLRRHTVHVEKKK from the coding sequence ATGGCCAAGAAAAATAAGAAAGCCGACACGGTTTTTCTCGTCTGTGAAGAAACGGGCGATTACAACTACTCCATCCGGCGCAAGTCGGGCGGCGAAAAGCTGAAGCTCAAAAAGTATTGCCCGCGCCTGCGACGCCACACGGTGCACGTCGAAAAGAAGAAATAG